The Sphingosinicella flava genome includes the window TGAGGAACGTCCGGATGAGGACGATCCCCGCCAGCACCGCCAGGCTTTGGAGCGTGGGTTCGATCGCCACGGTGTTGACGATGTCCGCCGCGACGAGAAACTCGAGGCCGAGGAGAATGGAGCGGCCAAGGTCGGACCGGAAATCGCCAATCCTTTCCTCCTTACCCGGCTGCCCAGTCCTGCGAACGAAGGCGATCAACGCCCCAAGCGCCCCAACGACAATAATCGCGATCCCGATCATCTCGATCCCGCGCGTGACCCAATGAATGCCCTGCAGCAGCCTGTCGTCCACGCCGTTTCCCTCCTGTCGAGGCGGCAAACGGATGCCGGGATCGATTGGTTTCCCCGTCCCTAGATTCCCGGCCTAACCGTCAGCCCGAACTTGATCGGGGGTCTATCAACACGGGTGTATCCGGAAAGGACGGCGTTCATGGATGCTGGATCAAGTCCAGCATGACGGGAGGATGAAGGGGGGAACGCTAAGGCCGGTTCATCGTCAGCAGATCGTAGGTCGCGACCACCTCGTCCTTCTGGTTGAAGATGTAGACGGCCCAGCGGACCTCGCCTTTTTCTTCGTCCCGGACGCTCTTCGACTTGACCGTCAATTCCACGCGCATGCTGTCGCCCGGATAAAGCGGCGTCATGAAGCGGAGGTTTTCAAGGCCGGTATTGGCGAGCACCGGGCCGGGCGCGGGCTCCACGAACAATCCGGCGGCGAAGGACAGGATCAGATAGCCGTGCGCCACGCGGCCCTCGAAGATCGGGCTCGCCTTGGCGGCTTCCTCATCCATATGAGCGTAGAAGGTGTCGCCGGTGAAATGGGCGAAATGCTCCACATCCTCCAGCGTAACGGTGCGGCTCGCGGTCTTGAGCGTATAACCCACCTCCAGTTCCGAAATCCGCTTGCGGAAGGGGTGCACATCGCCCTCCGGCTTCGGCGCGCCGGGCAGCCATTGCTTGACGATGCCCGACAGCAAGGCGGGAGAGCCCTGAAGCGCGGTGCGCTGCATATAATGCGTGACGCCGCGCACGCCGCCCATTTCTTCGCCGCCGCCCGCGCGGCCCGGGCCGCCATGGACCAGGACGGGGAGGGGGGAGCCGTGGCCGGTCGATTCCTTCGCCGATGTGCGGTCGAGGATCATCATGCGGCCGTGGAACGCGCCCGCGCCCAGCACGAACTCTTCCGCGACCTTCGGATCGAAGGTGAAGAGCGATAGCGCCAGGCTGCCCATGCCCCGGTTCGCCAGCGCGACCGCGTCGGCCAGATCGCGATAGGGCATGATCGTCGACACTGGGCCGAACGCCTCCACGTCATGCACGGCGTCGGATCCCCACGGATCGTCCGACCGCAGCAGGATCGGCTCGATGAAGGCGCCGTTGCCCTGAACCGGCGAGGCGGCGGGGTCGCCCGACACGATGCGCGCCGATTTGCTCAATTCCTCGACCGCCGACCGCACCGCCTCGAGCTGGGACCGGCTGGCGAGCGCGCCCATCGTCACGCCTTCCTCACGGGGGTCACCGATCTTCACCTTGGCGAGACGGGCGGAGAGCGCCTCCTGCACCGCATCGATATGTTCGGCAGGCGCCATGGCGCGGCGAATGGCAGTGCATTTTTGCCCCGCTTTCACCGTCATCTCGCGCGCCACTTCCTTGACGAACAGGTCGAATTCCGGCGTTCCGGGCCCAGCGTCGGGGCCGAGGATCGAGGCGTTCAAACTGTCCCGCTCGGCGATGAAGCGCACGCTTTCCCGCGCGATCACCGGATGGGATTGCAACTTCATCGCGGTCGCGGCGGAGCCGGTGAAGGATACCACGTCCTGGCAGGTCAGATGATCCATCAGGTCGCCGACCCCGCCCATGACGAGCTGCAGCGCGCCCTTCGGCAGCACATCTGCCTCCAGCATGATGCGCACGCACTGTTCGGCGAGATAGCCGGTCGACGATGCCGGCTTCACGATCGCCGGCACACCCGCGAGGAAGGTGGGCGCCAGCTTCTCCAGCATCCCCCATACCGGGAAGTTGAAGGCGTTGATGTGGACCGCGACGCCTTGGAGCGAGGTCCACACATGCTGCCCGACGAACGTACCGCCCTTCGACAGCGGCTCCATATTGCCGTCGATCAGCACCCGCTGATTGGGAAGCTCCCGCCGCCCTTTGGACGAGAAAGAATAAAGCGTGCCCGCGCCGCCTTCGATATCGATCCACCCGTCGGTGCGCGTCGCGCCGGTCTGGTAATTGAGGGCGTAGAGCTCCTCCTTGCGCGCCATGATCGCGTTGGCGAGATCCTTCAGCATCCAGGCACGTTCGTGGAAGGTCATCGCGCGCAAGGCAGGGCCGCCGACGGTCCGGGCATGATCCAGCATCGCCTTGAAATCGAGGCCCTGGCTGCCGGTCGTCGCGATCACCTCGCCGGTGACGGCGCTCTGCACCTCGGCGAGCCCGCCCGGCGCCTGGTACCAGCCGTCCTGCGCATAATTCAGAAGGTTCAGGGTTTTCATATCATTCCATCCCGTCATTCCAGCGAAAGCTGGAATCTCATTTGATATGTCCCGGAAGAAAGGAGATTCCAGCTTTCGCTGGAATGACGCTCATCTTCCGGTAAAATTCGGCGTCCGTTTCTCCATGAAGGCGGCAACGCCTTCCTTGTAATCTTGGCTGAATCCCAGCTCCCGCATCATGTCGCGCTGAAGGTCCAGTTCCTCGTCCAGCCGATGATCCCAGCTTTCGCGGATCATCTTCTTGATCGCCGCCAAGCCCCGCGTCGGGCCAGAAGCAAAGCGGGCGGCAAGCGCATCCACTTCCGCGTCCAGCGCTTCATCCTCCACCGCCTTCCAGATCAGCCCCCATTCGGCCGCTTTCTCCGCCGCCAAAGGCTCGCCGGTCAAAGCCAGCCCCAGCGCCCGCGCCTGGCCCACCAAGCGGGGCAACACCCACGTCCCGCCGCTGTCCGGAATAAGCCCGATGGCGGCGAAGGACTGGATGAACTTGGCCGATTTCGCGGCGATCACGATGTCGCAGGCGAGTGCGATATTCGCTCCCGCTCCCGCCGCCACGCCGTTCACCCGCGCGATCACCGGCACCGGCAGGGACGTCAGCCGCCGGATCAGCGGATTGTAGCGTCTCTCCACCGATTCCCCGAGGTCGACCGCCTCGCCCGGCGCCACCGCGCGGTCATTGAGATCCTGCCCCGCGCAAAAGCCGCGCCCCGCGCCGGTCAGCACCAGGGTCCGCGCGCCGCCCAGATTGTCCAGCGCGTCGGCCACTTCTTCATGCATCTGCACGGTGAAGCTGTTCAGTCGATCGGGGCGGTTGAGGGTGAGGCGCGCAACGCCGCCTTCCACCTTGAAGTCGATGGTTTCGTAAGCCATGGCCTTTGATAGACCGCCCGGTCGGGAAACCCAAGGAGAAGGTGCGCATGTCCCAAGCCTATATTTGCGATGCGATCCGCACGCCCATCGGCCGCTATGCGGGCGCGCTGTCTTCTGTCCGCGCCGACGATCTCGCCGCCATTCCGATCAAGGCTTTGATGGACCGCAATCCCGGCGTCGATTGGGACAGGGTCGATGACGTGATCCTCGGCTGCGCCAATCAGGCGGGCGAGGACAATCGCAACCTCGCGCGCATGGCGGGTCTCCTTGCAGGCCTTCCGCAATCCTCGGGCGGCGTCACCCTCAACCGCCTCTGCGGCTCCGGCATGGACGCCGTCGCCATGGCGGCGCGCGTCATTCGGGGCGGCGAGGCGGAGATGGTGATCGCGGGCGGTTCGGAAAGCATGAGCCGCGCGCCCTTCGTCATGGCCAAGGCAACCAGCGCCTTCGACCGCAATGCCGAAATCTACGACACGACGATCGGTTGGCGCTTCGTCAATCCGAAGATGAAATCGGTCTATGGCGACGACACCATGCCGTCGACCGGCGAGAATGTCGCCGACGCCTGGAAGGTCAGCCGCACTGATCAGGACGCTTTCGCGGTCCGCAGCCAGGACAAGGCTGCCCGCGCCCAGCAAAATGGCCGCCTCGCCGCCGAGATCGTGCCCGTCTCCATCCCGCAGCGAAAGGGCGACCCCCTCATCGTCGAACGCGACGAGCATCCCCGCCAGGCCAGTGTCGAAGCCCTCGCCAAATTGAAGCCCATCGTCCGCACCGACGGCACGGTGACGGCGGGCAACGCCTCGGGCGTCAATGACGGCGCGGCGGCGATGATCGTCGCGTCGGAAGCTGTCGCGCAGGCGAACGGCCTCACGCCCCGCGCCCGCATCCTTGGTGGCGCGGTGGTCGGCGTCGAGCCGCGCATCATGGGCATCGGCCCCGCGCCCGCCTCGCAGAAACTGCTCGCCCGTTTGGGCCTCACCATCGCCGACATGGACGTGATCGAGATCAACGAGGCGTTCGCCGCCCAGGCGCTCCCCGTCCTGCGCGAACTCGGCCTCCCCGACGATGCGCCGCACGTCAATCCGAACGGCGGCGCCATCGCGCTCGGCCATCCCCTTGGCATGTCCGGCGCGCGCCTGCTCCTCACCGCGACGGAGGAACTCCAACGCACCGGCGGCCGCTACGCCCTCTGCGCCATGTGCATCGGCGTTGGACAGGGAATTGCGACCGTCATCGAACGGGTCTAACCGCCTTCTCGCTCATCGCGCATGTGGAATTTTCCTACATGCACGCTTCTGGTTAGGCTCGCGCATGACCTATTTTATCTCCTTGTGCGACTGCTTCTTTCATTGGACAGGAAAGGCGTGTTGAAAACTTTCGCAGAGCATCAATTTCATCAACTTTGCCTCGTAGACATTCACAGAGAATTATTTGACCGATCGGTCGGCGAATGGTAATGTCACGGCATAGGAGAAGAAGCCATGTATACGACCGAATTGCAAAAATCGGCGTCCGTCGCTTCGACAGAGGATGCGGACAAACTCGCGGCCTTCGAGGCGCGCGTCGCCGCCGACGAATTTATCGAGCCCAAGGATTGGATGCCGGAGGCCTATCGCCGCACGCTCGTCCGCCAAATCTCGCAGCACGCGCATAGCGAAATCGTCGGCATGCTGCCCGAGGGCAACTGGATCACCCGCGCGCCTTCATTGCGCCGCAAGGCGATCCTGCTCGCCAAGGTGCAGGACGAGGCGGGGCACGGCCTCTATCTCTATTCGGCTGCCGAGACATTGGGCACCAGCCGCGAGGAAATGATCGAGGCGCTGCATTCGGGCAAGGCCAAGTACAGCACCATCTTCAATTACCCGACGCTCACCTGGGCGGACATCGGCGCGATCGGCTGGCTGGTCGACGGCGCCGCGATCATGAACCAGGTGCCGTTGCAGCGGACGTCCTACGGCCCTTATGCCCGCGCCATGGTGCGGGTGTGCAAGGAAGAGAGCTTCCATCAGCGGCAGGGCTATGAGATCATGATGCATCTCGCGGCCGGCACGGATGCGCAGAAGCGCATGGCGCAGGACGCACTCAATCGCTGGTGGTGGCCGTCGCTGATGATGTTCGGCCCGCCAGACGAGAACAGTCCCAACACCGCCCAGTCGATGCGCTGGCGGATCAAGCGCGAGACCAATGACGAGCTGCGCCAGAAGTTCGTCGACATCACCGTGCCGCAAGCGGACGCCATCGGCCTCACCGTTCCCGATCCAGCTGTGAAATGGAACGAGGCGAAGGGCGGCTACGATTTCGGCGAGGTCGACTGGTCGGAATTCTATGCCGTGGTGAAGGGCGAAGGCCCGGTCGCCAAGGAGCGCATGGCCGTCCGCCGCAAGGCCTGGGAAGACGGGGCCTGGATCCGCGAGGCGGCGGATGCTTATGCAGCCAAGCAGGCAGGGAAGAGGAAGGCGGCGTGAGTTTCGTCCTGAACCGTCATCCCGGTGAAAGCCGGGATCTCAGTTCTCCTTGTGCGCGTGGCCGACGCAAGATTCCGGCTTTCGCCGGAATGACGATTTTGGCCGATTGGGGATTTGAGCATGAGTAAGGATTGGCCCCTCTGGGAAGTATTCGTCCGGTCGAAAGGCGGTCTCTCCCACCGCCATGTCGGCAGCGTCCACGCACCCGATGCGGAGATCGCGCTGCGCCACGCCCGCGACACCTATACGCGGCGGATGGAAGGGGTGAGCCTGTGGGTCGTTCCCTCCGCCGCGATCGTCGCCTCCGATCCCGCCGATGACGGCGCGATGTTCGAACCGGCGGAAGACAAGATCTATCGCCACCCGACCTTCTACAATATTCCCGACGACGTGAAGCACATCTGATGGCGACCATCGCGCAGGACCAGGCTCTGTTCGACTATCTCCTGCGCCTCGGCGACGATGCCTTGGTGCTCGGCCAGCGTCTGTCCGAATGGACGGGGGCTTGTCCCACGGTCGAGGTGGATCTCAGCCTCGCCAACATGGCGCTCGACCTCATTGGGCAGGCGACCCATTTCCTTGACGCGGCCGGCAAGGTCGAAGGGCAGGGCAGGGACGGTGACAAACTCGCCTTCCACCGCGACGTGCTCGATTACCGCAATTGCCTGCTCGTCGAGCAACCGAATGGCGACTTCGCCCGCACCATGGCGCGGCAGTTCCTTTTCTCGACTTGGCAGAAGATGCTGTTCGACGCGCTCACCGCATCGAAGGACGAGCTGATTGCCGCCGTCGCCGCCAAAGCGGTCAAGGAAGTCACCTATCACCAGGAGCTCGCCCAGGAATGGGTGATCCGCCTTGGTGACGGCACGGACGACAGCCACGTCCGCATGCAGGACGGCTTCGAGTGGCTTTGGCGCTTTGTGCCGGAATTGTTCGAAATGGATGGGGTCGCCGTGGAAATGGCGGAGCGCGGAATTGGGGCGGACGTGATGGCCTTTCGCGAGGATTATGACCGGCAAGTCCGGGCCGTGATCGAGGAAGCGACCCTCACTGTGCCGCACGACCAGCGCCCGATCCTCGGCGGTCGTCAGGGCCACCACAGCGAACATCTCGGCCATCTCCTCGCCCAGATGCAGTTTTTGCCCCGCGCTTATCCCGACGCGACATGGTGATTGTAGACGATCATGACCGCTCAAAAGCCCTCCCCGTCGATGGGGGAGGGTTGGGTGGGGGTGATGCTTCCGGAAGCACTCCGCCCTATGTCGAAGATCACCCCCACCCAGCCTCCCCCATCGAGGGGGAGGGGCAGATTTGGGAAGTGTTGGCGAGCGTTCCTGACCCTGAGGTGCCCGCCGTCTCCATCGTCGACCTCGGCATCGTCCGCGACGTGAGGCCGGATCGCGTGGCCCTCACCCCGACCTATACCGGCTGCCCCGCCACCCAGGTCATCGAAACGATGGTCCGCATCGCCCTCGACAAAGCCGGGTTCGAAAACGTCCAAATCGAAACAACCCTCTCCCCGCCCTGGACGACCGACTGGATCACCCCGGAAGGCCGCGAAAAGCTTCGTGCCTACGGCATCTCCCCCCCGGTCCCCGCCGGAAGCCGCGCCGTGGAATGCCCGCAATGCGGATCGTCCCATACCCAGGAGGTGAGCCGCTTCGGTTCGACCCCTTGCAAAGCCTTGTGGCGCTGCCGCGACTGCCTCGAGCCCTTCGACCATTTCAAATGCCATTGAGACCCTGAATGAGCGTCAGTTTCCACACCCTCAAGATCGCGGAGATCGTCCCGGAAACGCCCGAAGCGCGCTCGATCCGTTTCGCGGTGCCCGACGCGCTGCGCGAAACCTTCCGTTTCAAGCCTGGTCAACATCTCACCCTCATCGCCGACATTGGCGGCGAGGAAGTGCGGCGTAACTATTCGCTCTGCACAGCGCCGAATGAAGACATGCTCGCGGTCACGGTAAAGCGGATTCCGGGCGGTCTTTTTTCGAATTGGGCTGCCGACAACCTGAAGCCTGGCGACAGCATCGCCGTCATGGCGCCGCACGGCAGCTTCACCTACGCCTTCGAACCTGGCCAGGCGCGCACTTACGCCGCCTTCGCCGCGGGCTCCGGCATCACGCCGATCCTCTCATTGCTCAAAACGGCGCTCGCCGTCGAGCCGGAGAGTCGCTTCACGCTCTTCTACGGCAACAGCCACAGCGGCTCGGTCATCTTCCTGGAGGAGCTGGCGCGCCTCAAGAACCGTTATATGGGCCGCCTCCAGGTCCATCATTTCCTCTCCCAGGAGGCGGAGGATGTCGACCTCTTCAACGGCCGCCTCGACCGCGCCAAATGCGACGAGATTCTGGAAACCCTGATCGATCCGGCGGAGGTCGACGCTTTCTTCATCTGCGGCCCCGGCCCGATGATGGACGCGGCGGAACAGGCGCTACAAGCTAGGAATGTGCCGCACGACCATATCCACATCGAACGTTTTACCGCCGGGCGCCCCTCCGCCGCGCTCCAGGCCGAAATCCACGCGCTTCAGGAAAAAGCGCAAGGCCTGCAAATGCGCGTTACTCTCGACGGCCGCACTCGTCAGGTGCCTTTCGACGCGGCGGCCGGCAACATCCTCGACAGCGCGCGCGAGGCTGGCCTCCCCGCGCCCTTCGCCTGCAAGGCGGGCGTTTGCGCGACCTGCCGGGCAAAAGTCATATCCGGTGAAGTCGAAATGGCCGCCCGCTACGGCCTGACCGACGAGGAAATCGTGGCTGGCTATGTCCTTACCTGCCAGTCCGTGCCGAAGGGCGAAGGGGTCGAGGTCGACTACGACGCTTAACTCCCTCTCCCTCGGTGGGGGAGGGCTGGGGTGGGGGTGATGCTGGGGAAGCATGCCGCTCTACGTCGAACATCACCCCCACCCAACCCTCCCCCATCAAGGGGGAGGGCTAAGTTGCGCTCATCCCCTCCAATCCGTGCAGCATGATCTCCATGGCTAGATCGGCCAGCCTTTCCGCCGACACCGGTCCTTCCGCCCTGAACCAAGTGTGGCTCCAGTTGATCATGCCGAAAAAGAGCATGGTGAGCGGCAGGGTCAGCGTCCCCGCGGCGCTGACGTCCGGCCGGATTTCCGCAATCTGCTCCTCGACGATGGCGATGATCCGCCGTTGCTTGGAGACGATCTCATTGCGCCGGTCGGGCGGCAAATTGTCGAGTTCGTTCAGAAGCACCTTGTGCTCGGCCTGGGCCGTCACGTAGAGCCGCATGAAGGCAAGCGCGATGTCGTGCAGCTTGTCGCGCGGCTTCGGCGCGCCGAGCATCGCGTCGTCTGCCGCGGTGACGAGCTGCTCGAGATGACTCGACATCACCTCGAAAAGGATGTCT containing:
- the paaZ gene encoding phenylacetic acid degradation bifunctional protein PaaZ, which produces MKTLNLLNYAQDGWYQAPGGLAEVQSAVTGEVIATTGSQGLDFKAMLDHARTVGGPALRAMTFHERAWMLKDLANAIMARKEELYALNYQTGATRTDGWIDIEGGAGTLYSFSSKGRRELPNQRVLIDGNMEPLSKGGTFVGQHVWTSLQGVAVHINAFNFPVWGMLEKLAPTFLAGVPAIVKPASSTGYLAEQCVRIMLEADVLPKGALQLVMGGVGDLMDHLTCQDVVSFTGSAATAMKLQSHPVIARESVRFIAERDSLNASILGPDAGPGTPEFDLFVKEVAREMTVKAGQKCTAIRRAMAPAEHIDAVQEALSARLAKVKIGDPREEGVTMGALASRSQLEAVRSAVEELSKSARIVSGDPAASPVQGNGAFIEPILLRSDDPWGSDAVHDVEAFGPVSTIMPYRDLADAVALANRGMGSLALSLFTFDPKVAEEFVLGAGAFHGRMMILDRTSAKESTGHGSPLPVLVHGGPGRAGGGEEMGGVRGVTHYMQRTALQGSPALLSGIVKQWLPGAPKPEGDVHPFRKRISELEVGYTLKTASRTVTLEDVEHFAHFTGDTFYAHMDEEAAKASPIFEGRVAHGYLILSFAAGLFVEPAPGPVLANTGLENLRFMTPLYPGDSMRVELTVKSKSVRDEEKGEVRWAVYIFNQKDEVVATYDLLTMNRP
- the paaA gene encoding 1,2-phenylacetyl-CoA epoxidase subunit PaaA, yielding MYTTELQKSASVASTEDADKLAAFEARVAADEFIEPKDWMPEAYRRTLVRQISQHAHSEIVGMLPEGNWITRAPSLRRKAILLAKVQDEAGHGLYLYSAAETLGTSREEMIEALHSGKAKYSTIFNYPTLTWADIGAIGWLVDGAAIMNQVPLQRTSYGPYARAMVRVCKEESFHQRQGYEIMMHLAAGTDAQKRMAQDALNRWWWPSLMMFGPPDENSPNTAQSMRWRIKRETNDELRQKFVDITVPQADAIGLTVPDPAVKWNEAKGGYDFGEVDWSEFYAVVKGEGPVAKERMAVRRKAWEDGAWIREAADAYAAKQAGKRKAA
- a CDS encoding DUF1622 domain-containing protein, with protein sequence MDDRLLQGIHWVTRGIEMIGIAIIVVGALGALIAFVRRTGQPGKEERIGDFRSDLGRSILLGLEFLVAADIVNTVAIEPTLQSLAVLAGIVLIRTFLSFSLEVEIEGRWPWQRVSGTGRET
- the paaE gene encoding 1,2-phenylacetyl-CoA epoxidase subunit PaaE — encoded protein: MSVSFHTLKIAEIVPETPEARSIRFAVPDALRETFRFKPGQHLTLIADIGGEEVRRNYSLCTAPNEDMLAVTVKRIPGGLFSNWAADNLKPGDSIAVMAPHGSFTYAFEPGQARTYAAFAAGSGITPILSLLKTALAVEPESRFTLFYGNSHSGSVIFLEELARLKNRYMGRLQVHHFLSQEAEDVDLFNGRLDRAKCDEILETLIDPAEVDAFFICGPGPMMDAAEQALQARNVPHDHIHIERFTAGRPSAALQAEIHALQEKAQGLQMRVTLDGRTRQVPFDAAAGNILDSAREAGLPAPFACKAGVCATCRAKVISGEVEMAARYGLTDEEIVAGYVLTCQSVPKGEGVEVDYDA
- a CDS encoding TetR/AcrR family transcriptional regulator, with the protein product MARPQSPDYDKRREAIVATAAKLFARRGFQGASVADLAEACSTSKSLVYHYFPSKEDILFEVMSSHLEQLVTAADDAMLGAPKPRDKLHDIALAFMRLYVTAQAEHKVLLNELDNLPPDRRNEIVSKQRRIIAIVEEQIAEIRPDVSAAGTLTLPLTMLFFGMINWSHTWFRAEGPVSAERLADLAMEIMLHGLEGMSAT
- the paaD gene encoding 1,2-phenylacetyl-CoA epoxidase subunit PaaD, with amino-acid sequence MVIVDDHDRSKALPVDGGGLGGGDASGSTPPYVEDHPHPASPIEGEGQIWEVLASVPDPEVPAVSIVDLGIVRDVRPDRVALTPTYTGCPATQVIETMVRIALDKAGFENVQIETTLSPPWTTDWITPEGREKLRAYGISPPVPAGSRAVECPQCGSSHTQEVSRFGSTPCKALWRCRDCLEPFDHFKCH
- the pcaF gene encoding 3-oxoadipyl-CoA thiolase, whose product is MSQAYICDAIRTPIGRYAGALSSVRADDLAAIPIKALMDRNPGVDWDRVDDVILGCANQAGEDNRNLARMAGLLAGLPQSSGGVTLNRLCGSGMDAVAMAARVIRGGEAEMVIAGGSESMSRAPFVMAKATSAFDRNAEIYDTTIGWRFVNPKMKSVYGDDTMPSTGENVADAWKVSRTDQDAFAVRSQDKAARAQQNGRLAAEIVPVSIPQRKGDPLIVERDEHPRQASVEALAKLKPIVRTDGTVTAGNASGVNDGAAAMIVASEAVAQANGLTPRARILGGAVVGVEPRIMGIGPAPASQKLLARLGLTIADMDVIEINEAFAAQALPVLRELGLPDDAPHVNPNGGAIALGHPLGMSGARLLLTATEELQRTGGRYALCAMCIGVGQGIATVIERV
- the paaB gene encoding 1,2-phenylacetyl-CoA epoxidase subunit PaaB; translated protein: MSKDWPLWEVFVRSKGGLSHRHVGSVHAPDAEIALRHARDTYTRRMEGVSLWVVPSAAIVASDPADDGAMFEPAEDKIYRHPTFYNIPDDVKHI
- the paaC gene encoding 1,2-phenylacetyl-CoA epoxidase subunit PaaC, with the translated sequence MATIAQDQALFDYLLRLGDDALVLGQRLSEWTGACPTVEVDLSLANMALDLIGQATHFLDAAGKVEGQGRDGDKLAFHRDVLDYRNCLLVEQPNGDFARTMARQFLFSTWQKMLFDALTASKDELIAAVAAKAVKEVTYHQELAQEWVIRLGDGTDDSHVRMQDGFEWLWRFVPELFEMDGVAVEMAERGIGADVMAFREDYDRQVRAVIEEATLTVPHDQRPILGGRQGHHSEHLGHLLAQMQFLPRAYPDATW
- the paaG gene encoding 2-(1,2-epoxy-1,2-dihydrophenyl)acetyl-CoA isomerase PaaG is translated as MAYETIDFKVEGGVARLTLNRPDRLNSFTVQMHEEVADALDNLGGARTLVLTGAGRGFCAGQDLNDRAVAPGEAVDLGESVERRYNPLIRRLTSLPVPVIARVNGVAAGAGANIALACDIVIAAKSAKFIQSFAAIGLIPDSGGTWVLPRLVGQARALGLALTGEPLAAEKAAEWGLIWKAVEDEALDAEVDALAARFASGPTRGLAAIKKMIRESWDHRLDEELDLQRDMMRELGFSQDYKEGVAAFMEKRTPNFTGR